From the genome of Bacillus sp. 2205SS5-2:
AGGCTGATAGTTTAATAGCTTCTGTTTCTTCAATATCCTTCACTCTTATATCACCTGAGCTTGTTTTTAACTCGATATTCTTACTTTTGACTAAGTGGAGCTCAATTTCTCCTGAAGACGTCTTAACCAATAAAGACTCATAGATTTTCTTTGGTATAAATAAATCCAATGTTAGCCTTACAACGATCACACCAAATGGAGCCGAAAACTTCTTTCTTTCCATTTCAACTGACAGAAAATCATTTACTTGCTTTACCTGCAGATTGAAGTGATCTTTCACTCTTTCACTAACCTCTCCTCTCAGCTTAATGTCAATGTTGTCTTTATCACTTGGCAACACATTCACATCCATAGAAGATCCCTGAACAGAAATATTCCGAATTTGCTTTCCTTCAACACTTGCATCCTCTTTAATTGGTACCACATTTAATGAAAAAATATCTTTTAAAGCCAATATACTCACTCCTAATTCATAATTTTCTATTAACTGAATTTTATCATATTTCCGCAAATTAACTTCCCTCTATGTAAGGAATTCTTCTCCTTCTTAAGGCGGAAAAAATTAAACAATATACTGACATTTCATTTCAATGGGTAGTCACCATGAACTAATTTGGAAAATATATCGGTTTAAAAAGATCAGAACAATCTATACAACGTAGAAAACGAG
Proteins encoded in this window:
- a CDS encoding DUF4097 family beta strand repeat-containing protein, whose translation is MALKDIFSLNVVPIKEDASVEGKQIRNISVQGSSMDVNVLPSDKDNIDIKLRGEVSERVKDHFNLQVKQVNDFLSVEMERKKFSAPFGVIVVRLTLDLFIPKKIYESLLVKTSSGEIELHLVKSKNIELKTSSGDIRVKDIEETEAIKLSASSGDMILTGGQARFTQLETSSGDIIMRKFGGSQLEASSSSGKIDICGYQGNLHVESSSGDINLLYDELTGHLKAKTSSGSVKLSYQIEPSSFNLDFKGSSGEADIHVKGIEYEKNTDHVVLGTKGAGDYSLQVRTSSGDFLMQ